Proteins encoded in a region of the Streptomyces akebiae genome:
- a CDS encoding GntR family transcriptional regulator yields the protein MSLQLSVDRSSPVPLYFQLSQQLEAAIEHGELTPGSLLGNEIELAARLGLSRPTVRQAIQSLVDKGLLVRRRGVGTQVVHSQVKRPLELSSLYDDLEAAGQRPATRVLVNATVTASAEVAAALAVAEGSEVHRIERLRLAHGEPMAYLCNYLPTDLLDLDSPQLEATGLYRLMRTAGITLHSARQTIGARTATPDEADRLGEPENAPLLTMQRTTFDDTGRAVEYGTHIYRASRYSFDFQLLVRS from the coding sequence GTGTCGCTCCAGCTCAGCGTCGACCGCAGCAGCCCGGTCCCGCTCTACTTCCAGCTGTCCCAGCAGCTGGAGGCCGCGATCGAGCACGGCGAGCTGACCCCGGGCAGTCTGCTGGGCAACGAGATCGAGCTGGCCGCCCGCCTGGGCCTGTCCCGCCCGACCGTCCGCCAGGCGATCCAGTCCCTGGTCGACAAGGGCCTGCTCGTACGCCGCCGCGGCGTGGGCACCCAGGTCGTCCACAGCCAGGTCAAACGCCCCCTGGAACTCAGCAGCCTCTACGACGACCTGGAGGCCGCCGGCCAGCGCCCGGCCACCCGCGTCCTGGTCAACGCCACCGTCACCGCCTCCGCCGAGGTCGCCGCCGCCCTGGCCGTCGCCGAGGGCAGCGAAGTCCACCGCATCGAGCGACTCCGTCTGGCCCATGGGGAACCCATGGCCTACCTCTGCAACTACCTCCCCACCGACCTGCTCGACCTCGACTCCCCGCAACTCGAAGCCACCGGCCTCTACCGCCTCATGCGGACCGCCGGCATCACCCTCCACAGCGCCCGCCAGACCATCGGCGCGAGAACGGCGACCCCGGACGAGGCCGACCGCCTGGGAGAACCGGAGAACGCCCCGCTGCTCACCATGCAGCGCACCACCTTCGACGACACGGGCAGAGCGGTCGAGTACGGCACCCACATCTACCGGGCCTCGCGCTACTCGTTCGACTTCCAGCTCCTGGTCCGCTCATAG
- a CDS encoding Gfo/Idh/MocA family protein, with product MRIGLIGAGRIGTFHATTLSRHRDVGSLIITDVDPARAHDLADRLGETAAPGVDEIFTWGVDAVVITAATSAHGELIGRAARSGLPVFCEKPVAVDLPGTLSALTEVDAAGTVLQMGFQRRFDSGYVRAREAVRAGRLGRLHTVRALTADQTPPPAGYLPISGGIYRDTLIHDFDIVRWVTGREVASVYATGSDAGHPMFREAHDFDTAAALLTLEDGTLVTATAARVNGAGYDVRLELAGELDTVVVGLDDRTPLASTEPSGPPPADKPWTGFLERFAAAYEAEIAAFVEVVRGERANPCDGREALQALRVAEACELSRLEHRPVNLGEIPGGRE from the coding sequence ATGCGCATCGGACTCATCGGGGCGGGTCGTATCGGGACGTTCCACGCGACCACCCTCAGCCGCCACCGTGATGTCGGCTCTCTGATCATCACCGACGTCGACCCGGCTCGGGCCCATGACCTCGCGGATCGCCTCGGCGAGACGGCGGCGCCGGGCGTGGACGAGATCTTCACCTGGGGTGTGGACGCCGTGGTGATAACGGCCGCGACGTCCGCCCACGGCGAACTGATCGGTCGGGCAGCACGCTCGGGTCTGCCGGTGTTCTGCGAGAAACCCGTCGCGGTGGACCTGCCGGGCACGTTAAGCGCGCTGACCGAGGTCGACGCGGCCGGGACGGTGCTGCAGATGGGTTTCCAGCGGCGTTTCGACTCGGGCTATGTCAGGGCGCGGGAGGCGGTCCGGGCGGGCCGGCTCGGGCGGCTGCACACCGTACGGGCGCTGACGGCCGATCAGACGCCGCCGCCCGCCGGGTACCTGCCGATCTCGGGAGGCATCTACCGGGACACCCTGATCCACGACTTCGACATCGTGCGGTGGGTGACCGGGCGCGAGGTCGCCTCCGTGTACGCCACCGGGTCGGACGCCGGGCATCCGATGTTCCGGGAGGCGCACGATTTCGACACGGCGGCGGCGCTGCTCACCCTGGAGGACGGCACGCTCGTGACGGCCACCGCGGCGCGGGTGAACGGCGCCGGGTACGACGTACGGCTGGAGCTGGCCGGGGAGCTGGACACGGTGGTGGTCGGCCTGGACGACCGTACGCCGCTCGCGTCCACGGAGCCGAGCGGGCCGCCGCCGGCGGACAAGCCGTGGACCGGCTTCCTGGAGCGGTTCGCCGCCGCGTACGAGGCCGAGATCGCCGCGTTCGTCGAGGTGGTGCGCGGGGAGCGGGCGAACCCGTGCGACGGCCGTGAGGCTCTGCAGGCGCTGCGCGTGGCCGAGGCGTGCGAGCTGTCCCGGCTGGAGCACCGTCCGGTCAACCTGGGAGAGATCCCGGGCGGCCGGGAGTAG
- a CDS encoding cytochrome P450 family protein, whose amino-acid sequence MGHEHVIDLGEYGPGFTENPHPVYAELRARGPVHRVRLPQHDAHHEVWLVVGHEEARAALADPRLSKDGSKVGVTFLDEELIGKYLLAADPPRHTRLRGLITREFTGRRVERLRPRIQEITDSLLDEMVPRGRADLVETFAYPLPLTVICELLGVPELDRAAFRKLSTEAVAPTSGESEHETFVQLAAYLEELVEDKRCSPPADDLLSALIRTTDEDGDRLSPAELRGMAYILLIAGHETTVNLITGAVHALLTHPGQLAEVRADMSLVDAVVEETLRHEGPVENATFRFAAEALEIGGTVIPAGDSVLIGLSAADRDGARYPDPDRFDIHRDTRGHLAFGHGIHFCLGAPLARLEAGVALRALLRRCPDLALDGPPGEWLPGMLIRGVRSLPLRW is encoded by the coding sequence ATGGGGCATGAGCATGTGATCGATCTCGGGGAGTACGGACCGGGGTTCACCGAGAACCCCCATCCCGTCTACGCCGAACTGCGGGCGCGCGGCCCCGTCCACCGGGTCCGGCTGCCCCAGCACGACGCGCACCACGAGGTCTGGCTCGTCGTCGGACACGAGGAGGCGAGGGCGGCGCTCGCCGACCCCCGGCTGTCGAAGGACGGCTCGAAGGTCGGGGTGACCTTCCTCGACGAGGAGCTGATCGGCAAGTATCTGCTGGCCGCCGACCCGCCCCGGCACACCCGGTTGCGGGGACTGATCACCCGGGAGTTCACCGGGCGCCGGGTCGAGCGGCTGCGGCCGAGGATCCAGGAGATCACCGACTCGCTGCTGGACGAGATGGTGCCGCGCGGCCGCGCCGACCTGGTCGAAACGTTCGCGTACCCGCTGCCCCTCACCGTCATCTGCGAACTGCTCGGCGTGCCCGAGCTCGACCGGGCGGCCTTCCGCAAGCTGTCGACGGAGGCGGTGGCACCCACCAGCGGGGAGAGCGAGCATGAGACCTTCGTCCAACTCGCCGCCTACCTGGAGGAGTTGGTCGAGGACAAGCGATGCTCGCCGCCCGCCGACGACCTGCTGAGCGCGCTGATCCGGACGACCGACGAGGACGGCGACCGCCTGTCACCCGCCGAGCTGCGCGGCATGGCCTACATCCTGCTGATCGCCGGCCACGAGACCACCGTCAACCTCATCACCGGCGCCGTCCACGCGCTGCTCACCCATCCCGGGCAACTCGCCGAGGTGCGGGCCGACATGAGCCTCGTGGACGCGGTCGTGGAGGAGACCCTGCGGCACGAGGGCCCGGTGGAGAACGCGACGTTCCGTTTCGCCGCCGAGGCGCTGGAGATAGGCGGCACGGTCATCCCGGCGGGCGACTCGGTGCTGATCGGCCTGTCCGCCGCCGACCGCGACGGTGCCCGCTATCCCGACCCCGACCGCTTCGACATCCACCGTGACACCCGCGGCCACCTCGCCTTCGGCCATGGCATCCACTTCTGCCTGGGTGCGCCCCTAGCGCGTCTGGAGGCCGGTGTAGCCCTCCGGGCCCTGCTGCGGCGCTGCCCGGATCTCGCGTTGGACGGTCCGCCGGGGGAGTGGCTGCCGGGCATGCTGATACGAGGGGTGCGGAGCCTGCCGCTGCGGTGGTGA
- a CDS encoding response regulator — translation MTAIRLLLVDDDPLVRRGLSLMLGGADDIEIVGEGADGHEVEALVDRTRPDVVLMDIRMPTVDGLAATERLRARPEAPEVVVLTTFHADDQVLRALRAGAAGFVLKDTSPAEIVEAVRRVAAGDPVLSPAVTRRLMAHAAGSTADTRRATARSRVAALNDREREVAVAVGRGASNAEIAAELFMSVATVKTHVSRVLARLDLNNRVQIALLTYDAGLLEDDGHA, via the coding sequence ATGACCGCGATCCGACTGCTCCTCGTCGACGACGATCCCCTCGTGCGCAGAGGCCTCTCGCTCATGCTGGGCGGCGCCGACGACATCGAGATCGTGGGCGAGGGCGCCGACGGCCACGAGGTGGAGGCCCTCGTCGACCGTACGCGCCCCGACGTCGTCCTCATGGACATCCGGATGCCGACCGTCGACGGTCTCGCCGCCACCGAGCGGCTCCGCGCCCGCCCGGAGGCGCCCGAGGTCGTCGTCCTCACCACCTTCCACGCCGACGACCAGGTGCTGCGGGCCCTACGGGCCGGCGCGGCCGGCTTCGTCCTGAAGGACACCTCGCCCGCCGAGATCGTCGAGGCGGTACGGCGGGTCGCGGCCGGTGACCCCGTGCTCTCGCCCGCCGTCACCCGCCGGCTCATGGCGCACGCCGCGGGCAGCACCGCCGACACCCGCCGCGCCACCGCCCGTTCCCGGGTCGCCGCCCTCAACGACCGGGAACGCGAGGTTGCCGTCGCCGTCGGCCGCGGCGCCTCCAACGCCGAGATCGCCGCCGAACTCTTCATGAGTGTCGCCACCGTCAAGACCCATGTCTCCCGCGTCCTCGCCAGGCTCGACCTCAACAACCGTGTGCAGATAGCCCTGTTGACCTACGACGCGGGGTTGCTGGAGGACGACGGGCACGCGTGA
- a CDS encoding aldo/keto reductase — protein sequence MRYRLLGRTGLRVSELFLGAMTFGEQGGVGAPAQECARILDVYAEAGGNVIDTAVNYRGGESERIVGELLKGRRDRFVLSTKYTVSRDGADPNAAGNHRKNLALSLETSLRRLGTDYIDLYWVHIWDRNTPVEETMRALDDAVRSGKVLYVGISDAPAWVVARANTLAEWRGWSPLSALQVPYSLLNRDIERELLPMAEAFGMSVAAWSPLQNGVLSGKYTRPGGVAPGTATRLSAEAIGARERAVAEAVQSAADELGATPAQVAIAWTMAHSPAVHPVLGARRVEQLMDNLGAARLVLPEEILVRLEETTDFRLGFPGDFIDEASAWVYGSVGQRVVPRTA from the coding sequence GTGCGTTACCGACTCCTGGGCCGCACGGGGCTGCGTGTCTCCGAGCTGTTCCTGGGCGCCATGACGTTCGGGGAGCAGGGCGGGGTGGGGGCGCCCGCGCAGGAGTGCGCGCGGATCCTCGACGTGTACGCGGAGGCCGGCGGCAATGTGATCGACACGGCGGTCAACTACCGGGGCGGGGAGAGCGAACGGATCGTCGGCGAGCTGCTCAAGGGGCGGCGCGACCGGTTCGTGCTGTCCACCAAGTACACCGTGTCCCGGGACGGTGCCGACCCCAACGCCGCGGGCAACCACCGCAAGAACCTCGCGCTGTCGCTGGAGACGAGTCTGCGGCGCCTCGGGACGGACTACATCGACCTCTACTGGGTGCACATCTGGGACCGCAACACCCCGGTCGAGGAGACGATGCGCGCCCTCGACGACGCCGTACGGTCCGGGAAGGTGCTGTACGTCGGCATCTCGGACGCCCCGGCGTGGGTGGTGGCGCGCGCCAACACCCTGGCCGAATGGCGCGGTTGGTCGCCGCTGTCGGCGCTGCAGGTGCCGTACAGCCTGCTCAACCGGGACATCGAGCGGGAGCTGCTGCCGATGGCGGAGGCGTTCGGCATGTCGGTCGCGGCGTGGAGCCCGCTGCAGAACGGCGTGCTGTCGGGCAAGTACACCCGCCCGGGCGGGGTGGCGCCGGGCACCGCGACCCGGCTGTCCGCGGAGGCGATCGGCGCGCGCGAGCGCGCGGTGGCGGAGGCCGTGCAGAGCGCCGCGGACGAACTCGGCGCCACCCCGGCCCAGGTGGCGATCGCCTGGACCATGGCCCACTCCCCCGCCGTGCACCCCGTGCTGGGCGCCCGCCGCGTCGAACAGCTGATGGACAACCTGGGCGCCGCCCGGCTGGTCCTCCCGGAGGAGATCCTGGTCCGGCTGGAGGAGACCACCGACTTCCGCCTGGGCTTCCCCGGGGACTTCATCGACGAGGCGTCGGCGTGGGTGTACGGGTCGGTGGGGCAGCGCGTGGTGCCGCGGACGGCCTGA
- a CDS encoding sensor histidine kinase, with protein MSADKQVPEPPTFPGRSWLLPSALLDSDDAPGNGRPGRPPRRTARDWAVDFTCFLLAVFIGLLGVDTVRNEPDLPQSLAVVDQVLGALACAAVWLRRRRPVGLAVAMVPVCFVSTTAGGAGLVAFFTLTVHRPFRYVAWIGGASLLLTPLFFWLRPDPDIAYPWALFAAVLLTAATVGWGMFVRSKRQLMLSFRDRARRAETEAALRAEQAQRLAREAIAREMHDVLAHRLTLLSVHAGALEFRPDAPRAEIVRAAGVIRESAHEALQDLREIIGVLRAGEPEDAGRPQPTLAALDTLVSECREAGMKVVLDQHVTDRAAVPTSVGRTTYRIAQECLTNARKHAPGAEVTVTVTGAPGDGLTVCVRNPAPPGEVPPVPGSGQGLIGLTERAALAGGRLDHGSEEGGGFAVRAWLPWD; from the coding sequence GTGAGTGCTGACAAGCAGGTACCGGAGCCCCCGACCTTCCCGGGGCGGAGCTGGCTCCTGCCGTCGGCCCTCCTCGACTCCGACGACGCCCCAGGCAATGGCCGCCCCGGACGGCCGCCCCGGCGCACCGCACGGGACTGGGCCGTCGACTTCACCTGCTTCCTGCTGGCCGTGTTCATCGGCCTCCTGGGCGTGGACACCGTCAGGAACGAGCCCGACCTGCCGCAGTCCCTCGCCGTCGTCGACCAGGTGCTGGGCGCGCTCGCCTGCGCCGCCGTCTGGCTGCGCAGACGCCGGCCGGTCGGCCTCGCCGTGGCGATGGTCCCCGTCTGCTTCGTGTCGACCACCGCGGGCGGCGCCGGCCTGGTCGCCTTCTTCACCCTCACCGTGCACCGGCCCTTCCGCTACGTGGCCTGGATCGGCGGCGCGTCCCTCCTGCTGACCCCACTGTTCTTCTGGCTGCGCCCCGACCCCGACATCGCCTACCCCTGGGCGCTCTTCGCCGCCGTGCTCCTCACCGCCGCGACCGTCGGCTGGGGCATGTTCGTGCGCTCCAAACGGCAGCTCATGCTGAGCTTCCGCGACCGCGCCCGACGCGCCGAGACCGAGGCGGCACTCCGCGCCGAACAGGCGCAACGGCTCGCCCGGGAGGCCATCGCGCGCGAGATGCACGACGTCCTGGCGCATCGCCTGACGCTGCTGAGCGTGCACGCGGGCGCACTGGAGTTCCGGCCCGACGCACCACGGGCCGAGATCGTCCGCGCGGCGGGCGTCATCCGGGAGAGCGCCCACGAGGCGCTGCAGGACCTGCGGGAGATCATCGGGGTACTCCGGGCGGGCGAGCCCGAGGACGCGGGGCGCCCCCAGCCGACCCTGGCGGCGCTCGACACCCTCGTCTCCGAGTGCCGGGAGGCCGGGATGAAGGTCGTCCTCGACCAGCACGTCACCGACCGCGCCGCCGTCCCCACCTCCGTCGGCCGCACCACCTACCGCATCGCCCAGGAGTGCCTGACCAACGCTCGCAAGCACGCCCCCGGCGCCGAGGTCACCGTCACCGTCACGGGCGCCCCGGGCGACGGACTCACCGTCTGCGTACGCAATCCCGCGCCCCCGGGAGAGGTCCCGCCGGTACCCGGCTCCGGCCAGGGCCTCATCGGCCTCACCGAACGCGCCGCGCTGGCCGGGGGCCGCCTGGACCACGGCTCCGAGGAGGGCGGCGGGTTCGCGGTGCGGGCCTGGCTGCCCTGGGACTGA
- the alc gene encoding allantoicase — translation MTAQHHFPPARFTGDAKPYVGGDPYADYRTADFPFTQYADLADRRLGAGVIAANDEFFAHRENLLVPERAEFDPEHFGHKGKVMDGWETRRRRGASADHPWPTAEDHDWALIRLGAPGVIRGIVVDTAHFRGNYPQAVSVEGACVAGSPSPEDLLADDVKWTTLVPRTPVGGHAANGFAVSVEQRFTHLRLNQHPDGGVARLRVHGEVVPDPAWLAALGTFDVVALENGGRAEDASNLFYSPATNTIQPGRARVMHECWETRRRRDQGNDWIRYRLAAQCEIRALEIDTAYLKGNAAGWATVSVKDAKDGGDGGDGEDGGWTEVLPRTRLQPDTNHRFVLTAPVVATHARVDIYPDGGISRLRLFGSLTEQGSLDLSTRHQELGG, via the coding sequence GTGACGGCGCAGCACCACTTCCCGCCCGCCCGCTTCACCGGCGACGCGAAGCCCTACGTCGGCGGCGACCCGTACGCGGACTACCGCACCGCCGACTTCCCCTTCACCCAGTACGCCGACCTCGCCGACCGCAGGCTCGGCGCCGGTGTGATCGCCGCCAACGACGAGTTCTTCGCCCACCGTGAGAATTTGCTGGTGCCCGAGCGCGCCGAGTTCGACCCCGAGCACTTCGGGCACAAGGGCAAGGTCATGGACGGCTGGGAGACACGCCGCCGCCGGGGTGCCTCGGCCGACCACCCCTGGCCGACGGCCGAGGACCACGACTGGGCGCTGATCCGCCTCGGCGCGCCCGGCGTGATCCGGGGGATCGTCGTCGACACGGCCCACTTCCGCGGCAACTACCCGCAGGCGGTGTCCGTCGAGGGCGCCTGCGTGGCCGGTTCCCCGTCGCCGGAGGACCTGCTCGCCGACGACGTGAAGTGGACGACGCTCGTCCCGCGCACCCCGGTCGGCGGCCACGCCGCCAACGGCTTCGCCGTCTCCGTCGAGCAGCGCTTCACCCACCTCCGCCTGAACCAGCACCCCGACGGCGGTGTCGCCCGCCTCCGGGTGCACGGCGAGGTCGTGCCGGACCCGGCCTGGCTCGCCGCTCTCGGCACCTTCGACGTGGTCGCCCTGGAGAACGGCGGCCGGGCCGAGGACGCCTCCAACCTCTTCTACTCGCCGGCCACCAACACCATCCAGCCCGGCCGCGCCCGGGTGATGCACGAGTGCTGGGAGACACGGCGCCGCCGCGACCAGGGCAACGACTGGATCCGCTACCGCCTCGCCGCCCAGTGCGAGATCCGCGCCCTGGAGATCGACACGGCGTACCTCAAGGGCAACGCGGCCGGCTGGGCCACGGTCTCGGTGAAGGACGCGAAGGACGGAGGGGACGGAGGGGACGGAGAGGACGGCGGGTGGACGGAAGTCCTCCCCCGCACCCGCCTCCAGCCCGACACCAACCACCGCTTCGTCCTCACGGCCCCGGTCGTGGCCACCCACGCGCGCGTCGACATCTACCCCGACGGCGGCATCTCCCGCCTCCGCCTCTTCGGCTCCCTGACGGAACAGGGCAGCCTCGACTTGTCGACCCGCCACCAGGAACTGGGCGGCTAG
- the allB gene encoding allantoinase AllB, which produces MSEAELVLRSTRVITPDGSRPAAVAVADGRITAVLPYDAAVPSGARLEDLGDDVLLPGLVDTHVHVNDPGRTHWEGFWTATRAAAAGGITTLVDMPLNSLPPTTTVDHLRTKREVAADKAHVDVGFWGGALPDNVKDLRPLHDSGVFGFKAFLSPSGVDEFPHLDQDGLARSLAEIAGFGGLLIVHAEDPHHLDAAPQRGGPRYADFLASRPRDAEDTAIAALVAQARRLDARVHVLHLSSSDALPLIAEAKREGVRITVETCPHYLTLTAEEVPDGASEFKCCPPIRESANQDLLWQALADGTIDCVVTDHSPSTADLKTDDFATAWGGISGLQLSLAAVWTEARRRGHGLEDVVRWMSTRTAALVGLDRKGAIEPGRDADFAVLAPDETFTVDPAALQHRNHVTAYAGKTLYGVVRSTWLRGRRIVADGEFTAPKGQLLTRIP; this is translated from the coding sequence GTGTCCGAGGCTGAACTGGTGTTGCGCTCGACGCGCGTCATCACCCCCGACGGATCGCGCCCCGCCGCGGTCGCCGTCGCCGACGGCAGGATCACGGCCGTACTCCCGTACGACGCCGCCGTACCGTCCGGCGCGCGTCTGGAGGACCTCGGCGACGACGTCCTGCTGCCCGGCCTCGTCGACACCCACGTCCACGTGAACGACCCCGGGCGCACCCACTGGGAGGGCTTCTGGACCGCCACCCGCGCGGCGGCGGCCGGAGGCATCACCACCCTCGTCGACATGCCCCTCAACTCCCTCCCGCCGACCACCACGGTCGACCACCTCCGCACGAAGCGCGAGGTCGCAGCCGACAAGGCCCACGTCGACGTCGGGTTCTGGGGCGGCGCCCTGCCCGACAACGTCAAGGACCTGCGGCCGCTGCACGACAGCGGGGTCTTCGGCTTCAAGGCGTTCCTGTCGCCGTCCGGTGTCGACGAGTTCCCGCACCTCGACCAGGACGGCCTCGCCCGCTCCCTCGCCGAGATCGCGGGCTTCGGCGGACTGCTGATCGTGCACGCCGAGGACCCCCACCACCTCGACGCGGCTCCCCAGCGGGGCGGCCCCAGGTACGCCGACTTCCTCGCCTCCCGCCCGCGTGACGCCGAGGACACCGCCATCGCGGCCCTCGTGGCCCAGGCCCGGCGGCTCGACGCGCGTGTCCACGTGCTCCACCTCTCCTCCAGCGACGCCCTCCCACTGATCGCCGAGGCCAAGCGGGAGGGCGTGCGGATCACCGTCGAGACCTGCCCGCACTACCTCACCCTCACCGCCGAGGAAGTCCCGGACGGGGCGAGCGAGTTCAAGTGCTGCCCGCCCATCCGGGAGTCCGCCAACCAGGACCTCCTGTGGCAGGCCCTCGCGGACGGCACGATCGACTGTGTGGTCACCGACCACTCCCCTTCGACCGCCGACCTCAAGACCGACGACTTCGCCACCGCCTGGGGCGGCATCTCCGGCCTGCAACTGAGCCTCGCGGCCGTCTGGACGGAGGCCCGCAGGCGCGGCCACGGCCTGGAGGACGTGGTCCGCTGGATGTCCACCCGCACGGCGGCCCTCGTCGGGCTGGACCGGAAGGGGGCCATCGAGCCGGGCCGCGACGCCGACTTCGCCGTCCTCGCCCCCGACGAGACCTTCACCGTCGACCCGGCCGCACTCCAGCACCGCAACCACGTCACCGCGTACGCGGGGAAGACCCTGTACGGCGTGGTCCGGTCCACCTGGCTGCGCGGCCGACGCATCGTCGCGGACGGCGAGTTCACCGCACCGAAGGGACAACTCCTCACCCGCATCCCCTGA
- a CDS encoding IclR family transcriptional regulator has protein sequence MPTSSASAHTTDSAKSSSGGVQSLERAFDLLERMADAGGEVGLSELSVSSGLPLPTIHRLMRTLVVCGYVRQQSNRRYALGPRLIRLGESASRLLGTWARPYLARLVEETGETANMALLDGDEIVYVAQVPSKHSMRMFTEVGRRVLPHSTGVGKALLADFPADEVRALLARTGMPAATDKTITTPEGFLSALADVRRLGYAVDDNEQEIGVRCLAVSVPNSPTAAAISISGPAGRVTEAATERIVPVLQQVAVELSEALASSGTGG, from the coding sequence GTGCCGACGTCCAGCGCCAGCGCCCACACGACCGACTCCGCCAAGTCGTCCTCCGGTGGTGTCCAGTCCCTCGAGCGCGCCTTCGACCTGCTGGAGCGGATGGCGGACGCCGGCGGCGAGGTGGGCCTCAGCGAGCTGTCCGTGAGCAGCGGACTGCCCCTGCCGACCATCCACCGGCTGATGCGGACGCTGGTCGTCTGCGGCTACGTACGCCAGCAGTCCAACCGGCGCTACGCCCTCGGCCCGCGCCTGATCCGCCTCGGCGAGTCCGCGTCCCGACTGCTCGGCACCTGGGCGCGACCGTACCTCGCGCGGCTCGTCGAGGAGACCGGCGAGACGGCGAACATGGCCCTGCTGGACGGCGACGAGATCGTCTACGTCGCCCAGGTGCCGTCCAAGCACTCGATGCGGATGTTCACCGAGGTGGGCCGCCGCGTACTCCCCCACTCCACCGGCGTCGGCAAGGCGCTCCTCGCCGACTTCCCGGCCGACGAGGTGCGCGCGCTGCTGGCCCGTACGGGCATGCCGGCCGCCACGGACAAGACGATCACCACACCCGAGGGCTTCCTGAGCGCCCTGGCGGACGTCCGCCGCCTCGGGTACGCCGTCGACGACAACGAGCAGGAGATCGGCGTCCGCTGCCTCGCCGTCTCCGTCCCCAACTCCCCCACCGCCGCGGCCATTTCGATCTCCGGCCCGGCCGGGCGCGTCACCGAGGCGGCGACCGAGCGGATCGTGCCGGTGCTGCAGCAGGTGGCGGTGGAACTGTCGGAGGCCCTCGCGAGTTCGGGCACGGGCGGCTGA
- a CDS encoding DUF5955 family protein codes for MLRSLGQRPVTGSDEDPRVAELSSAVSRLRRELAAHPAEFPDRGIAEDELAALAAMAVTGMPEVPRLRRSLLLIAGSIGSVSALAKGLADVRTAVELFGEPPRR; via the coding sequence GTGTTGCGGAGCTTGGGGCAGAGGCCAGTGACCGGCAGTGACGAGGATCCGAGAGTGGCGGAGCTGAGCTCGGCCGTGTCCCGGCTGCGTCGTGAACTGGCCGCGCATCCCGCGGAGTTCCCCGACCGGGGCATAGCGGAGGACGAGCTGGCCGCGCTCGCGGCGATGGCCGTCACCGGGATGCCGGAGGTGCCGCGGTTGCGGCGGTCGCTGTTGCTGATCGCGGGTTCGATCGGGTCCGTGAGCGCGCTGGCGAAAGGGCTGGCGGACGTCCGTACGGCGGTCGAATTGTTCGGGGAGCCCCCGAGGCGCTGA
- a CDS encoding nucleotidyltransferase family protein, with protein sequence MTHHQPRKKTPDAAHPPDASEVAGLLLAAGGGRRLGGRPKALLSHRGRPLVEHAVGVLRAAGCTRIHVVLGAESATVRARAELADCVLVDNPDWAEGMGSSLRAGLDSLTGTGAKAALVSLVDQPGIGPEAVARVLAAHRSTGSLAAAAYDGVRGHPVLFGADHWPGIAATATGDRGARAYLRAHDDTITLVECGDVARPYDIDTEADLVHLE encoded by the coding sequence ATGACGCACCACCAGCCCCGGAAGAAGACGCCTGACGCGGCCCATCCGCCCGACGCGAGCGAGGTCGCAGGACTGCTGCTGGCCGCCGGCGGCGGACGGCGCCTCGGCGGCCGCCCCAAAGCCCTGCTCAGCCACCGCGGCCGCCCCCTGGTCGAACACGCGGTCGGCGTACTGCGGGCGGCCGGCTGCACGCGGATCCACGTGGTCCTCGGCGCCGAGTCCGCGACCGTACGCGCCCGCGCCGAACTGGCCGACTGCGTCCTGGTCGACAACCCGGACTGGGCCGAGGGCATGGGCTCGTCGCTGCGGGCCGGACTGGACTCACTGACGGGGACGGGCGCGAAAGCCGCCCTGGTGTCGCTGGTGGACCAGCCGGGCATCGGGCCGGAGGCGGTGGCCCGGGTCCTCGCCGCCCACCGATCGACCGGATCGCTCGCGGCGGCCGCGTACGACGGTGTGCGGGGCCATCCCGTCCTGTTCGGCGCCGACCACTGGCCCGGCATCGCCGCGACCGCCACCGGCGACCGAGGCGCGCGCGCCTATCTGCGGGCGCACGACGACACGATCACGCTCGTCGAGTGCGGGGACGTGGCGCGGCCCTACGACATCGACACCGAGGCCGACCTGGTCCACCTTGAGTGA